The genomic DNA GTGCCGCATTGGGACGCGCAGCGCTTCAACGCGTCGCGCTTCTTCGTGGAAGACGTGGGCGAACGACCGGCAGTGCTGGTGCAGGCGGCCAGGCTGGGCATTCCCGCCGGCCGGGACGCGCACCTGCCTTACCGCTATGTGGACGCGGCCTATGCGCGCCACTGCACGCGCAACCCCTTGCGGCGTGGCCAGACTGCCGGGCTGGATTACCGCCTGGTGGACCGGCAGGGGCTGCCCTTGCCGGCGTCCCCGGCGGATTGAACTGGCCCGGTGGCAGGCATCGGGCAGCCTGAGACTGTCCGGCCAGGCAGCTATCCCGCGCTCTACAATCCTGTCTTCCCGGAGAACACCTTGACCGCTATCCTGCTCTGGCTGGCCGCCGTGGGCGCCGTTTTGGCCACCTTGCTTGCATTGCTCGCGCTCCTGCGCGGACAGCGTCCCGATCCGCGCCTGGACCGTCTGCTGGAAGGCCAGGACAAGCTGGCGCGCGGCCTTCGCGCCGACCTGGCGGAGGGGCAGCGTGCCTTGCGCGCCGAGTTCTCGGAGTCCTCGCGCGCCATCCGGGCCGAGCTGGCGCAAAGCCACGAGGCGCTGCGTGCCGTGCTGTCGCGGGATGCCTCGGCATCCCGCACGGAACATGCGGAAGCCCAGGCCCGTTTCGTCTCGCGCCTGACCGAGCAGCTGCAGGGCCTCATCGAGATCAACGAGCGGCGCCTGTCGGAAGTGCGGCTGACGGTGGACCAGCGCCTGCAAAGCCTGCAGGCCGACAACACCGCCAAGCTCGACGAAATGCGTCGCACCGTCGATGAAAAGCTGCACGCCACGCTGGAACAGCGGCTGGGAGAGTCCTTCAAGCTGGTGTCCGAGCGCCTGGAGGCCGTGCACAAGGGCCTGGGCGAGATGCAGTCGCTGGCCGCCGGCGTCGGCGACCTGAAGCGCGTGCTGACCAATGTGAAGAGCCGCGGCACCTGGGGCGAAGTCCAGCTTGCACGCCTGGTCGAGGACACGATGACGGCCGACCAGTACGGCCGCAACGTGCGGCCGGTGCCGGGCAGCGACGCCATCGTGGAGTTCGCGATCCGCCTGCCGGGCCGCGAGACCGAGGGCCAGCCTGTCTGGCTGCCCATCGACGCCAAGTTCCCCAAGGAAGAGTACGAGCGCCTGGTCGACGCGCAGGACACGGCCGACGCCGACGCCGCGCGCGTGGCGGGCAACGCGCTGGCGCGGGCCGTCGAGATCCAGGCCAAGCTCATCGCCGACAAGTACATCGCGCCGCCGCACACGACCGATTTCGCCATCATGTTCCTGCCCACCGAGGGCCTGTACGCGGAAGTGCTGCGCCGCCCCGGCCTGGTCGACAAGCTGCAGGGCCTGCGCGTGAACGTGGCCGGCCCGAGCAACCTGGCCGCGCTGCTCAACAGCCTGCAGATGGGCTTCCGCACGCTGGCGATCGAACAGCGCTCGTCTGAAGTCTGGCAGGTGCTGCGGGCGGTGAAGACGGAGTTCGGCAAGTTCGGCGAGTCGCTGGCGAGCGTGAAGAAGACGCTGGATACGGCCAGCAGCAAGATCGGTCTGACGGAGACGCGGACGCGGGTGATGCTGCGGAATCTGAAAGCGGTTGAGGCGCTGCCTGATGGGGAGGCGCAGCGGTTGTTGGGGGAGGCTTCTGAGGAGGAGCGGGTTGATGAGGGGTGATTTTTTGGAAGGGGGGTTGAACCGCTAGGTTGACGGCCGCCGAGGGTGGTCGTGCCGTCGGCCGCCTGCCGCGCGGTGGGGCGCCCACAGCGCCCCGCCCCCCGCAGAAGGCGCCCGCCGTCCCGCCCACCCTCGACGTCCTGCGTTTGAGTGGTGTGTACCGGAGTCATCCACCGTAGTCCTGCTCGCATTCTTGCCTTGCGCTCGCTGCCTGTCCGAAGATCTCGGCTTGCCGCTCAGCAATGGGCGCCCACAGCGCCCATTGCTGAGCATTCGGGAAAGCAATAGGGCAGCTTTTGAGAGAGGGGGGAAGGGGAGTGGAGGTGGGGGGCATCGCGCTTCGGGCGGGGGCCCCCGTCAGGCTGCGTTGTCTGCTTGGAGGCGTTGTTCCGTCATCGTGACTGAATGGCGGGAGTCTTGCGCGGGCAGAGGCACCGAGACATTGATGAGCCTGGCGGCTTCGGCCGCTCCGTGACGGTGGTGGAGCAGCCTTTCCAAGCAGGCAACACGGCCAAGCGGCGCCCGTAGTCCGAAGCGTGCTGCTTCCCCCCTCCAACTCTCGCCCCCACTCTCTCAAAAGCTGCCCTATTGCTTTTCCGAATGCTGGCCGGTGGGCGCTGTGGGCGCCCTCCGGCCAGCGGCAAGCCGAGATCTTCGGGAGGGCAGCGAGCGCAGGGCAAGAATGCGAGCAGGACTCGGGTTGCTGACTCCGATCCAGAACCCCTAAGCGCAGGACGTCGAGGGTGGGCGGGACGGCGGGCGCCTTCTGCGGGGGGCGGGGCGCTGTGGGCGCCCCACCACGCGGCAGGCGACCGACGGCGCGACCACCCTCGACGGCCGTCAACGATGCGGTATCACAACCTCACCCACCCCCCCCCGCAGCGAAAGCTTCCCTCCAAACCGATCTGCTACATTCCCGGCTTCACCCCGAAATTCTGTCGCGGCGCCTCTCCGGTGTCCCTTCCTATGCTTACTCAACAGCAACTCAAGCAGCAGGCGGCCGATGCCGCGCTCGATTACATCGACCCTTTCGTTGGTCCCGACGTCGTCATCGGCGTGGGCACCGGCTCCACGGCGGATCTCTTCATCGATGGCCTGGTGCGGTTCAAGGGACGGGTGCGGGGCGCCGTGGCCAGTTCCGAGCGCAGCGCCGCCCGCCTGGCGGCGCACGGCATCACGGTATTGGACCTGAACGACGTCGCCGACATGCCCGTCTATGTGGACGGCGCCGATGAAATCGATCCCGCGCTGAACATGGTCAAGGGCGGGGGCGGCGCGCTCACGCGCGAGAAGATCGTGGCCTCGGTGGCCAAGCGCTTCGTGTGCATCGCTGACGAATCCAAGCTGGTCGACCGCCTGGGCGCCTTCCCGCTGCCCGTCGAGGTCATTCCCATGGCCCGTGAGGCGCTGGCGCGCCGCCTGGCCGCGTTGGGCGGCCAGCCCGTCTGGCGCCAGGGCTTCGTCACCGACAACGGCAACATCATTCTGGACGTGGCGGGTCTGACGATCAAGGATCCAGCCGCGTTCGAGGCCGAGGTCAACAACATCCCCGGGGTGGTCACCTGCGGCCTGTTCGCGCGCGCGGGCGCCGACGTCGCGCTGCTGGCTACCCAAGGGGGTATTCGCCGCCTGGACCGAAAGTCATAATGTTGTCACATGCGAGTCATAAGCTTGCTGGATCGTGCGTAAGCCCGCCGAAATGCAAGCGATGCGGCTCACCACCCCCCACCCGGCGCGGCCTCCCGCGGCATGCCGGCTGAAATATGACAGCGCCTTGTACAAGGCAGGAAACAGGGATCAGGCATGACCGAACATACCAACAAGCAGTTCGACCAGGATCTGGAGCGCATCCGCTCGCAGTTTCTGCAGATGGGCGGGCTGGTCGAAGCCATGATCCAGGACGGCATCGATGCCCTGGCCAGCGGTGATCTCGACCTCGTCGAGAAGGTCCGCGAGCGCGAAAAGGAAGTCAACCGCCTGGAAGTGGAAATCGACGAGCGCATCAGCCTGATCCTCGCTCGCCATCAACCCACCGCCATCGACCTGCGCATGATGCTGGCCGTCTCCAAGATGCTCACGGACATGGAGCGTTCGGGTGACGAGGCCGAGAAGGTCGCCACCGTCGCCCGCCGCGTGCACGAAGGCGAAAGGCGCTACCAGCCGGTCGTCGAGCTGCGCCACATGGCCAACGGCGTGCTGGTCATGCTGCGCCAGGCCCTGGACTCCTTCGCCCGCCTGGACGCCATCCAGGCCGCCGCCGTGGTGCGCAGCGACAAGGAAGTCGACAAGGAATGGAAGGGTGCGCTGCGTCACCTGATCACCTACATGATCGAAGACCCGCGCACCATCTCCCGCTCCATCGACCTGATCTTCATCGCGCGCGCGCTCGAGCGCGTGGGCGACCACTGCAAGAACATGGCCGAGCGCGTCATCTACATGGTGCACGGCGCCGACGTGCGCCACACCGGCGTGAAGAACACCGAGCGCCTGGCGCGCGGTGAGACCGAGCCGGACGCTGGCGCCGAGTAAGCCCGCCGGGCCGGATGCTGTCCGGCTTGCGCAAGAAAAAACGCCATCCTTGCGGATGGCGTTTTTTTTCGTCTCGGGGTGGGGCTCAGGCCGAGGGGGGCACGTAGCCGTGGGCTTCGACGTCGCTGTCCTCGAACAGGAACTTCTCCATTTGCTGGGCCAGGTACTTGCGGGCGCGGCTGTCGGCGAGGTTCAGGCGGTTTTCGTTGACCAGGCGGGTCTGCACCGACTGCCATTCCTGCCAGGCTTCCTTGGAGATGCTCTGCCAGATGCGCGTGCCCATCTCTCCGGGATACGGAGGGAAATCCAGGCCTTCGGCCTCGCGCTTCAATTTCACACACTGGACGGTACGGGCCATGATCGACTGCCTATGAAAAGTAATGGTTCATTCTAACCTTGCCCATCCGGCAAGACCGGCCAAGCCCCCAAGGGTCATGGGGGCGGCGAGGGTGCAGGCTCAGAGCCGCTTGATGAAGATCAGGCTGTTGCGCGAGCGGTTGTAGCTGGCCTGGCGCTCGCGCGGCAGGTCGGCGACGCCGCCCTGCGTGAAGCCGCGCTTCAGGAACCAGTGCGAGGTGCGGGTGGTGAGCACGAACAGCCGCTTGATGCCCTGCGCGCGCGCGCGTGATTCGATGTGGCGCAGCAGGATCTCGCCTTCGCCCGCGCCTTGCCACTCGGGATGCACGATGAGGCAGGCCATTTCCGCCATCTGCTCGCCCGGATAGGCATGCAGCGCGGCGCAGCCGTAGATCACGCCGTCGTGCTCCAGTACCGTGAAGTTCTCCACGTCGCGTTCGATGACGCTGCGGCCACGGGCCACCAGCGTGCCGTCGGCTTCCAGCGGCTCGATGAGCTGCAGGATGGCGCCCACGTCGTCGACGGTGGCGGCGCGCAGGTCGTCCAGCGTGTCCTCGACCACCATGGTGCCCACGCCGTCGTGGGTGAACACTTCCAGCATCACGCTGCCGTCCAGGGCATAGGGCACCAGGTGCGCACGCGCCACGCCGCGCTTGACCGCGCGCGAGGCGTAGCGCAGGAAGAAGGCGGTGTCCTCGTCCAGCGCGCCTTCGGCCAGCAGCGAGTCGGCGTCGTCGCGGGCCAGCTCGGTGTCGACGTTGCCGTCGGCATCCAGCACGCCACGCGTGTCGGTCAGGAAGATCAGCTTCTCGGCGCGCAGGGCCACGGCCACGCTCGTGGCCAGCTCTTCCATGGCCAGGTTGAAGGCGTCGCCCGTCGGCGAGAAGCCCAGCGGCGACAGCAGGACCACGGCGCCGCGCTCCATGGCGAAACGCAGGGCGTCCGCGTCCACCTTGCGGACGTGGCCGGTGTGGCGATAGTCCACGCCGTCGATCACGCCGGCAGGGCGGGCGGTGATGAAGTTGCCCGACAGCACGCGGATGTGGGCGTGCGACATGGGCGTGTTGGGCAGCCCCTGGCTGAAGGCGGCCTCGATGTCCAGGCGGATCTCGCCGGCGGCTTCCTTGGCGCATTCCAGGGCGGCGGCGTCGGTGGGCGACATGCCGCGACCGAACTGCTGGTCCAGCCCCTTCAGCCGCAGCTGTTCGTTGACCTGCGGGCGCGAGCCGTGCACCAGCACCAGCTTGATGCCCAGGGCCGACAGCAGCGACAGGTCCTGGATCAGCACGTTCAGCGCGCCGGCCTGCACCAGTTCACCGCCGAAGCCGATGACGAAGGTCTTGCCCCGGAACGCGTGCACATAGGGCGCCACCTCTCGGAACCATCGCACGAACTGCGCGGCGGCGAATTCGGGGGCTTCCAGGGCGGAGACGGTGTCGGGTTCCAGGTCATGCATGGCGGTGAGGGGGTATCCAGCGAAAAGAATCGGAAAACGGAGCGGGGATGGGTCCCCCTGCCGGTCCACGGCCGGGCAAAACGCCTGGCGCGTGGCGGAAATTATAATGATGGGCTTCAAGTAGCGATTCAACCCATGTCCGACAATCCCGGCACGGCCGCAAGCGCGGCGCGACGGGGGCCTGCCAGGCAGGCGCCCGAGACCGACGCGCCGCCGCGCGTCGCCCCGCCCATCCAGTACCCCGAAGACCTGCCCGTCAGCGCGCGGCGCGACGAGATCGCGCGCGCCATCGCCGCCCACCAGGTCACGATCGTGAGCGGGGAAACCGGCTCGGGCAAGACCACCCAGCTTCCCAAGATCTGCCTGGAACTGGGGCGCGGCCTGCGCCGCATGATCGGCCACACCCAGCCGCGCCGCCTGGCCGCCACCTCGGTGGCCAAGCGCATCGCCGACGAGCTGGGCACGCCGCTGGGGGAGTGGGTGGGCTACCAGGTGCGTTTCAACGACCGCACCGGGCCCAATGCGGCCATCAAGCTCATGACCGACGGCATCCTGCTGTCGGAGTCGCAGCGCGACCCGCTGTTGCGCCGCTACGACACGATCATCATCGACGAGGCCCACGAACGCAGCCTCAACATCGATTTCCTGCTGGGTTACCTGAAGCAGCTCCTGCCGCGGCGGCCCGACCTGAAGGTGATCATCACCTCGGCCACCATCGACGCCGAACGCTTCGCCACGCACTTCGCCGACAAGCGCGGCCGGCCCGCGCCCGTCATCGAGGTCTCGGGCCGGCTGTACCCGGTGGAAATCCGCTATCGCCCGGTGCGCGAGGAAGAGGAAGACGGCAAGCCCGCCAAGCGCGGCGGCGAAGGCGAGCGGCTCTCGGGCGACGAGGAACGTGATCTCATCGATGCCATCGTGGACGGCGTGGACGAATGCGCCCGCAGCGGTCCTGGCGATGTGCTGGTCTTCCTGCCCGGCGAACGCGAGATCCGCGAGGCCGCCGAGGCCCTGCGCAAGCACCATCCGCCGGGCACCCAGGTGCTGCCCCTGTTCGCGCGGCTGTCG from Orrella dioscoreae includes the following:
- the rpiA gene encoding ribose-5-phosphate isomerase RpiA translates to MLTQQQLKQQAADAALDYIDPFVGPDVVIGVGTGSTADLFIDGLVRFKGRVRGAVASSERSAARLAAHGITVLDLNDVADMPVYVDGADEIDPALNMVKGGGGALTREKIVASVAKRFVCIADESKLVDRLGAFPLPVEVIPMAREALARRLAALGGQPVWRQGFVTDNGNIILDVAGLTIKDPAAFEAEVNNIPGVVTCGLFARAGADVALLATQGGIRRLDRKS
- the phoU gene encoding phosphate signaling complex protein PhoU is translated as MTEHTNKQFDQDLERIRSQFLQMGGLVEAMIQDGIDALASGDLDLVEKVREREKEVNRLEVEIDERISLILARHQPTAIDLRMMLAVSKMLTDMERSGDEAEKVATVARRVHEGERRYQPVVELRHMANGVLVMLRQALDSFARLDAIQAAAVVRSDKEVDKEWKGALRHLITYMIEDPRTISRSIDLIFIARALERVGDHCKNMAERVIYMVHGADVRHTGVKNTERLARGETEPDAGAE
- the rmuC gene encoding DNA recombination protein RmuC; protein product: MTAILLWLAAVGAVLATLLALLALLRGQRPDPRLDRLLEGQDKLARGLRADLAEGQRALRAEFSESSRAIRAELAQSHEALRAVLSRDASASRTEHAEAQARFVSRLTEQLQGLIEINERRLSEVRLTVDQRLQSLQADNTAKLDEMRRTVDEKLHATLEQRLGESFKLVSERLEAVHKGLGEMQSLAAGVGDLKRVLTNVKSRGTWGEVQLARLVEDTMTADQYGRNVRPVPGSDAIVEFAIRLPGRETEGQPVWLPIDAKFPKEEYERLVDAQDTADADAARVAGNALARAVEIQAKLIADKYIAPPHTTDFAIMFLPTEGLYAEVLRRPGLVDKLQGLRVNVAGPSNLAALLNSLQMGFRTLAIEQRSSEVWQVLRAVKTEFGKFGESLASVKKTLDTASSKIGLTETRTRVMLRNLKAVEALPDGEAQRLLGEASEEERVDEG
- a CDS encoding oxidative damage protection protein; translation: MARTVQCVKLKREAEGLDFPPYPGEMGTRIWQSISKEAWQEWQSVQTRLVNENRLNLADSRARKYLAQQMEKFLFEDSDVEAHGYVPPSA
- the argA gene encoding amino-acid N-acetyltransferase produces the protein MHDLEPDTVSALEAPEFAAAQFVRWFREVAPYVHAFRGKTFVIGFGGELVQAGALNVLIQDLSLLSALGIKLVLVHGSRPQVNEQLRLKGLDQQFGRGMSPTDAAALECAKEAAGEIRLDIEAAFSQGLPNTPMSHAHIRVLSGNFITARPAGVIDGVDYRHTGHVRKVDADALRFAMERGAVVLLSPLGFSPTGDAFNLAMEELATSVAVALRAEKLIFLTDTRGVLDADGNVDTELARDDADSLLAEGALDEDTAFFLRYASRAVKRGVARAHLVPYALDGSVMLEVFTHDGVGTMVVEDTLDDLRAATVDDVGAILQLIEPLEADGTLVARGRSVIERDVENFTVLEHDGVIYGCAALHAYPGEQMAEMACLIVHPEWQGAGEGEILLRHIESRARAQGIKRLFVLTTRTSHWFLKRGFTQGGVADLPRERQASYNRSRNSLIFIKRL